A DNA window from Aspergillus nidulans FGSC A4 chromosome I contains the following coding sequences:
- a CDS encoding BCS1 and AAA domain-containing protein (transcript_id=CADANIAT00006582), whose protein sequence is MEHIHNVFGLDTFFIINIGIALAGLATWLRSVWNLVNRYADTCIATVYINEHDPLYNDVIQWMNDHIFKDRNFCCVLAVTDNHHRPGKRQGLISAIAGPMNPADASPPQVLGKSTFELKPFNGSRIFTFRGRWVLFSHSAPSRTITTLQDGAEERIHLKLQTLSLSLDPLRALIEEANAYSKKLAKSQISVYRAMSNVRDLVRWNRITTRPSRAISTVILDSCKKKAVLDDMREYLREDTRQWYANHGIPYRRGYLFSGPPGTGKTSLSSALAGVFGLDIYVLSLLDPNISESHFLRLFSEVPTQCVVLLEDIDAAGMTLKRANEEPVTADTTASFDVMKKRARPGAPVPTSPPTPISLSALLNAIDGVSSQEGRILIMTTNAPQDLDPALIRPGRVDMHIRFELPSRVEFRELFRSMFSDAPSGPDSEVKGESDIGSDALKLEETKKKNIDMIDLDRLAQEFAEALPEGRFSLAEVQGFLLQYKRQPEAACARAAEWATDNKPRQYLPCPPAGPGDV, encoded by the exons ATGGAGCATATACACAATGTTTTTGGTCTAGATACCTTCTTTATAATCAACATCGGCATCGCACTCGCCGGTCTGGCGACATGGCTTCGCTCCGTCTGGAACCTGGTCAACCGATACGCCGACACATGCATAGCGACAGTGTACATTAACGAACATGACCCTCTTTACAACGATGTAATCCAATGGATGAACGATCATATCTTCAAAGATCGCAACTTCTGCTGCGTTCTTGCAGTCACCGATAATCATCATCGCCCTGGAAAACGTCAGGGCCTGATCTCAGCCATCGCAGGCCCAATGAACCCCGCCGACGCCAGCCCGCCGCAAGTACTCGGGAAAAGCACTTTCGAACTCAAGCCGTTTAACGGTTCCCGTATATTCACCTTCAGAGGGAGATGGGTGCTATTCAGCCACTCGGCGCCGAGTCGGACAATCACCACTTTGCAGGATGGAGCCGAGGAACGCATACACCTCAAGCTGCAGACACTGAGCCTCTCTCTTGATCCGCTCCGCGCTCTGATAGAGGAGGCGAATGCGTACAGCAAGAAACTCGCCAAGTCGCAGATTAGCGTCTACCGCGCGATGTCTAATGTGCGGGATCTTGTCCGGTGGAACAGGATCACTACCAGACCTTCCCGAGCGATTTCGACCGTGATCTTGGACAGttgcaagaagaaggcagtACTGGACGATATGCGCGAGTATTTACGTGAAGATACTCGCCAGTGGTACGCAAACCATGGTATCCCTTACCGTCGGGGTTATCTGTTTTCAGGACCGCCAGGAACGGGGAAGACGAGTCTGTCTTCTGCACTTGCCGGCGTTTTTGGACTCGATATCTATGTTCTTAGTCTCCTGGATCCAAACATTTCCGAGTCGCATTTCCTACGTCTGTTCTCTGAGGTCCCGACGCAGTGTGTAGTGCTCCTAGAGGACATCGACGCAGCCGGCATGACCCTAAAGAGGGCAAATGAGGAACCAGTCACAGCAGATACAACGGCATCTTTTGACGTTATGAAGAAGCGGGCGAGACCAGGCGCTCCAGTCCCTACATCCCCGCCTACACCGATCTCGCTCTCGGCTCTGTTAAACGCCATTGATGGCGTGTCCTCGCAAGAAGGTCGCATTCTCATCATGACGACCAATGCACCCCAGGATCTTGATCCCGCGTTGATCCGCCCTGGACGCGTCGATATGCATATCCGTTTCGAGCTACCGTCACGCGTGGAGTTCCGGGAGCTCTTCCGTAGCATGTTTAGCGATGCGCCTTCTGGTCCTGACAGCGAGGTGAAGGGCGAGTCGGATATAGGCTCGGATGCACTAAAGCTAGAGGaaacgaaaaagaaaaatatcGATATGATAGACTTGGATAGACTTGCGCAAGAGTTTGCCGAGGCTTTACCTGAAGGTCGGTTCAGTCTTGCAGAGGTACAGGGCTTCCTCCTGCAATATAAGAGGCAGCCAGAAGCGGCTTGCGCCCGTGCTGCGGAGTGGGCAACCGACAATA AACCACGCCAGTATCTCCCCTGCCCCCCAGCTGGCCCAGGAGACGTCTAG